In Anaerobacillus isosaccharinicus, one genomic interval encodes:
- the typA gene encoding translational GTPase TypA gives MKQRENIRNIAIIAHVDHGKTTLVDKLLHQSGTFRTNEHVEERAMDSNAIEKERGITILAKNTALQYGDTRINILDTPGHADFGGEVERIMKMVDGVLLVVDSYEGCMPQTRFVLKKALEQNLKPIVVVNKIDKPSARPSEVVDEVVDLLIDLGADEEQLEFPVIYASAINGTASLDADPANQQENMTDLFTAIIDYIPAPIDNSDEGLQFQVTMLDYNDYLGRVGIGRVFRGSIEVGQPVALMKLDGSVKQFRVTKLFGFLGLKRVEIQRAISGDIIAISGMEEINVGETVCPLDNQEPLPILRIDEPTLQMTFSVNNSPFAGREGKFVTSRKIEERLRAQLETDVSLRVDNTDSPDAWVVSGRGELHLSILIENMRREGFELQVSKPEVIVKEIDGVRSEPVERVQIDVPDEYTGAIMESVGERKGEMLNMVNNGNGQVRLEFLVPARGLIGYTTEFMTQTRGYGIINHTFDSYQPLLEGRVGGRRQGVLVSMENGKASQYGIMQVEDRGIIFVDPGAEVYEGMIVGEHTRENDITVNITKIKQMTNMRSANKDQTVTMKKPKIMSLEESLEYLNDDELCEITPSSIRLRKKILDKNERERIEKKKKIATQG, from the coding sequence ATGAAACAACGAGAAAATATTCGTAACATCGCTATTATTGCCCACGTTGACCATGGTAAAACAACCCTTGTAGATAAGTTGTTACACCAATCAGGTACATTTAGAACGAATGAACATGTAGAAGAAAGAGCAATGGATTCAAATGCGATTGAAAAAGAAAGAGGCATTACAATCCTTGCTAAAAATACGGCGCTTCAATACGGTGACACAAGAATCAATATTCTAGATACTCCTGGTCACGCTGACTTCGGTGGTGAAGTTGAACGGATTATGAAAATGGTTGATGGAGTACTTCTTGTTGTTGACTCGTACGAAGGCTGTATGCCACAAACACGTTTCGTACTTAAGAAAGCTCTTGAACAAAATTTAAAGCCAATCGTAGTTGTTAATAAAATTGATAAACCATCAGCAAGACCGTCAGAAGTTGTTGACGAAGTTGTTGATTTATTAATTGATTTAGGGGCAGACGAAGAGCAGCTAGAATTCCCTGTTATTTATGCTTCAGCAATTAATGGAACGGCGAGTTTAGATGCTGATCCTGCAAATCAACAAGAAAATATGACTGACTTATTCACAGCCATTATCGACTATATTCCTGCACCAATTGATAATAGTGATGAAGGCTTACAATTCCAAGTAACAATGTTAGATTACAATGATTACTTAGGAAGAGTTGGAATCGGACGTGTATTTAGAGGTAGTATTGAAGTAGGACAACCTGTAGCATTAATGAAGTTAGACGGTTCTGTCAAACAATTTAGAGTTACAAAGCTATTTGGTTTCTTAGGCTTAAAACGTGTAGAAATTCAAAGAGCAATCTCTGGTGACATTATCGCAATTTCTGGTATGGAAGAAATCAACGTTGGTGAAACGGTGTGCCCTTTAGATAACCAAGAGCCACTTCCAATTTTACGGATTGATGAGCCGACATTACAAATGACTTTCTCAGTAAATAACAGCCCATTTGCTGGTCGTGAAGGTAAATTTGTTACTAGTAGAAAAATTGAAGAACGTCTTCGAGCGCAACTTGAAACAGACGTAAGTTTACGAGTGGATAATACAGATTCACCAGATGCATGGGTTGTCTCTGGCCGTGGTGAACTTCATTTATCAATCTTAATTGAAAACATGAGACGTGAAGGTTTTGAACTACAAGTTTCAAAACCAGAAGTAATCGTTAAAGAAATTGACGGAGTTCGTTCGGAACCTGTTGAACGTGTACAAATCGATGTTCCAGACGAGTATACTGGTGCGATCATGGAGTCTGTTGGAGAGCGTAAAGGTGAAATGTTAAACATGGTTAATAATGGGAATGGTCAAGTTCGCCTTGAGTTCTTAGTTCCAGCTCGTGGTTTAATTGGCTATACAACAGAATTTATGACTCAAACAAGAGGTTACGGAATTATTAATCACACATTTGATAGCTACCAGCCATTACTAGAAGGACGTGTTGGTGGAAGACGTCAAGGTGTTCTAGTATCGATGGAAAATGGGAAAGCAAGTCAATACGGAATTATGCAAGTTGAAGACCGCGGAATTATTTTCGTAGATCCAGGTGCTGAAGTTTATGAAGGTATGATTGTTGGTGAACATACTCGTGAAAACGATATTACCGTTAATATTACAAAAATTAAGCAAATGACAAATATGCGTTCAGCTAATAAAGATCAAACAGTTACAATGAAAAAGCCTAAAATCATGTCATTAGAAGAGTCATTAGAATATTTGAACGATGATGAATTATGTGAAATTACTCCTTCTTCAATTCGTTTAAGAAAGAAAATTTTAGACAAAAATGAACGTGAGAGAATTGAGAAGAAAAAGAAAATAGCAACTCAAGGGTAA
- a CDS encoding YlaH-like family protein → MGTSEEKIVTPNFSFLAEALGAGNPEQFLFAFSMLYIVVVVLTIIVFNLGFARKLPILKTVVVYIALLFGSLFIALLALRLPVVESLLIATFVLGAYKYRLHKERQQTSV, encoded by the coding sequence ATGGGTACTTCTGAAGAAAAGATTGTCACTCCAAACTTTTCATTTTTAGCCGAAGCACTAGGAGCTGGAAATCCTGAACAATTTTTATTCGCATTTTCAATGCTCTATATTGTTGTTGTTGTTCTTACGATCATTGTTTTTAATTTAGGGTTTGCAAGGAAGCTGCCAATTTTAAAAACGGTTGTCGTTTACATTGCTTTACTTTTTGGATCACTATTTATCGCACTTCTAGCACTTCGACTTCCTGTTGTCGAATCACTATTAATCGCAACATTTGTGTTAGGTGCTTATAAATATCGACTTCATAAAGAAAGACAACAAACTTCTGTGTAG
- a CDS encoding YlaI family protein: MRVKCVICDKIESIENESFKAKRLRNRPIHTYTCQTCHDRISERTKERLATGKFRFNKPVETEDDW, translated from the coding sequence TTGAGAGTAAAATGTGTAATTTGCGATAAAATTGAATCGATTGAAAATGAATCGTTTAAAGCAAAAAGATTAAGAAATAGACCAATACATACCTACACATGTCAAACTTGCCATGACCGCATATCAGAACGAACAAAAGAAAGACTAGCCACCGGAAAGTTTCGATTTAATAAACCAGTGGAAACTGAGGATGATTGGTAA
- a CDS encoding pyridoxamine 5'-phosphate oxidase family protein codes for MANQVEVLLTDELFEFLQKERFVTIATVDHETSGPNVSAISWVFAPTKETVRFAVDNRSRIIENIKGNSQVVLNVIGNESTYSISGTASVKVEKLEEVPLKLALVEIQIKEVRDVMFYGSKISVEPQYEKTYDKEAAEKLDNQVMTAMKKA; via the coding sequence TTGGCAAATCAAGTAGAAGTGTTATTAACAGATGAATTATTTGAATTCCTTCAAAAAGAACGGTTTGTGACAATTGCAACCGTGGACCATGAAACTAGTGGCCCAAATGTAAGTGCAATTTCATGGGTCTTCGCTCCAACCAAAGAGACAGTTCGTTTTGCAGTAGATAATCGTTCACGCATCATTGAAAACATTAAAGGTAACTCTCAAGTTGTTTTAAATGTTATTGGAAACGAATCTACATATTCTATAAGCGGAACAGCTAGTGTAAAGGTTGAAAAATTAGAAGAGGTACCTTTAAAGTTAGCCCTTGTAGAAATCCAAATCAAAGAAGTTCGTGATGTTATGTTCTATGGTTCAAAAATTTCTGTAGAACCACAATATGAAAAAACGTATGATAAAGAAGCTGCTGAAAAATTAGATAACCAAGTAATGACTGCAATGAAAAAAGCTTAG
- a CDS encoding YhcN/YlaJ family sporulation lipoprotein codes for MKTIKICLYIAVLAMLFACQPNTAQDHEEGNQQPLGIAEQGKDPREKETKTAQEIAEHLVHLTERVPNVNSATAIVLGDLVVVGIDVNAELDRSDVGIVKYEAAEALSNDPHGAYAFISADPDINNRIKEMRKEIEAGHPVAGIMNELAGIVGRIIPVVPGAEHRKSEPEPTDANEGRLSEGQDSELENIQEEQGKRNMDDEKLGGQQPQGINANQENQTQRNMDRTKQQRNKNSND; via the coding sequence ATGAAAACCATTAAGATATGTTTATATATAGCTGTTTTAGCTATGCTTTTCGCTTGTCAGCCAAATACGGCACAGGACCACGAAGAAGGTAACCAACAACCTTTAGGAATTGCAGAGCAAGGAAAGGATCCGCGAGAGAAAGAAACGAAAACCGCTCAAGAAATTGCTGAACATTTAGTTCACCTTACAGAAAGAGTTCCAAATGTTAACAGTGCTACAGCTATTGTACTAGGTGATTTAGTGGTCGTAGGAATTGATGTAAATGCCGAGTTAGATCGTTCTGATGTAGGAATTGTTAAATATGAGGCAGCAGAAGCATTAAGCAATGACCCTCATGGAGCATATGCATTTATCAGTGCTGATCCTGATATAAATAATAGAATAAAGGAAATGAGAAAAGAGATCGAAGCAGGTCATCCAGTTGCTGGTATAATGAACGAACTAGCGGGAATTGTCGGGCGAATTATTCCTGTAGTTCCAGGTGCGGAACATCGAAAATCCGAACCGGAACCTACAGACGCTAATGAAGGTCGGCTAAGTGAGGGACAAGATAGCGAGCTTGAAAATATTCAAGAAGAACAAGGAAAAAGAAATATGGATGATGAAAAATTAGGTGGGCAACAACCTCAAGGAATAAATGCGAACCAAGAAAATCAAACACAAAGAAATATGGATAGAACAAAACAACAAAGAAACAAGAATAGTAATGATTAA
- a CDS encoding PhoH family protein, whose translation MNKIYVLDTNVLLQDPLAIFAFEENEVVIPAIVLEEVDSKKRYMDEIGRNARQVAKIMDQFREKGRLHEKVPLDNGGQLRVELNHRSFEKMKDMFDEKSNDNRIIAVALNLLLEENMKQDSKPVILVSKDALMRVKADAIGIQAEDFLSDRVITSDHIYSGYLESYVSVEVLNKFYKDQKILVKDINCQHVYPNQFVILKDELGSSASAIGRIDTECKVVIPLIREPDHVWGIKSRNVQQRMALELLLRDDFPLVTLVGKAGTGKTLLSLAAGLLLTEDLHKYKKLLVARPVVPVGKDLGYLPGEKEEKLRPWMQPIYDNLDYLFNTKKPGELDQILAGMGSIQVEALTYIRGRSIPEQFIIIDEAQNLTKHEVKTILTRVGEGSKIVLMGDPQQIDHPYLDEYNNGLTYVVEKFKAEKISGHVKLEKGERSGLAQLAADLL comes from the coding sequence TTGAATAAAATCTACGTCTTAGATACGAACGTATTACTACAAGATCCATTGGCAATTTTTGCATTTGAAGAAAATGAAGTAGTTATCCCAGCAATTGTGTTAGAAGAGGTCGACTCAAAAAAACGGTATATGGATGAAATTGGAAGGAACGCAAGGCAGGTTGCCAAAATTATGGACCAGTTTCGAGAAAAAGGAAGGCTTCATGAGAAAGTCCCTTTAGACAATGGCGGGCAATTAAGAGTAGAGTTAAATCACCGTTCATTCGAAAAAATGAAAGACATGTTCGATGAAAAAAGTAATGATAATCGAATTATTGCAGTGGCATTGAATTTATTATTAGAAGAGAATATGAAACAAGATTCAAAGCCAGTTATATTAGTGTCAAAAGACGCTCTAATGCGGGTTAAGGCAGATGCAATTGGAATTCAGGCAGAAGATTTCTTAAGCGATCGAGTAATAACTTCAGATCATATCTATTCAGGTTATCTTGAGTCGTATGTTAGTGTGGAAGTCTTAAATAAATTTTACAAAGATCAAAAAATTTTAGTCAAGGATATAAATTGTCAACATGTGTATCCTAACCAGTTCGTCATATTAAAAGATGAATTAGGTAGCTCAGCTTCTGCAATAGGTAGAATTGATACAGAATGTAAGGTAGTGATTCCGTTAATAAGAGAACCAGATCATGTTTGGGGGATAAAATCGCGGAATGTTCAACAGCGAATGGCCCTCGAGTTATTATTAAGAGATGATTTTCCACTAGTGACGTTAGTTGGCAAAGCTGGGACAGGAAAAACTTTATTATCTCTTGCAGCTGGGTTGTTATTAACTGAAGATCTTCATAAATATAAGAAGTTATTAGTAGCAAGGCCTGTAGTTCCTGTAGGGAAAGACCTAGGTTATTTACCAGGAGAAAAAGAAGAAAAGCTTAGACCTTGGATGCAACCTATTTATGATAATTTAGATTATTTATTTAATACGAAGAAACCGGGAGAATTAGATCAAATACTAGCGGGGATGGGTTCGATCCAAGTAGAAGCATTAACGTATATTAGAGGAAGAAGTATTCCTGAGCAATTTATCATAATCGATGAAGCTCAAAATTTAACAAAACATGAAGTGAAAACAATTCTAACAAGAGTTGGTGAAGGAAGTAAAATTGTTTTAATGGGGGATCCACAACAAATTGACCATCCGTATTTGGATGAATATAATAATGGACTAACATATGTGGTCGAGAAATTTAAAGCAGAAAAAATTAGTGGTCACGTAAAATTAGAAAAAGGCGAACGGTCTGGCCTAGCCCAACTAGCAGCAGATCTTTTATAA
- the glsA gene encoding glutaminase A, which produces MIDFLDDEILNDMVLEAKKYTKYGVVADYIPALGEANPETLSIAIYRGNKNYVAAGNIREKFTLQSISKVIILAVALMDHGEEYVFSRVGMEPTGDPFNSIAKLETNIPSKPLNPMINAGALAVTNMIIGESTAEKLGRILSLIHEMTGNTEITYCERVAKSELETAFLNRSLCYFMKQHGVVRGEVEELLDLYTKQCAIEVDCYDLAKLGYVIANEGKNPVTDRQIIPLHITRILKTFMVTCGMYNSSGEFAIKVGIPSKSGVSGSIMCSVPHGVGIGIYGPSLDDRGNSVAGMKLLEGLSSRYNLSIF; this is translated from the coding sequence ATGATTGATTTTTTAGATGATGAAATACTAAATGACATGGTGTTAGAAGCGAAAAAATATACGAAATATGGGGTAGTGGCAGATTATATCCCAGCTTTAGGTGAAGCGAACCCAGAAACGCTTTCTATAGCTATTTATCGAGGGAACAAAAATTACGTTGCTGCAGGTAATATACGTGAAAAGTTTACATTACAAAGTATTTCAAAAGTAATCATATTAGCTGTTGCACTGATGGACCATGGTGAAGAGTATGTCTTCTCTAGAGTAGGCATGGAACCAACTGGTGATCCTTTTAATTCAATTGCTAAGTTAGAAACAAACATACCATCTAAACCGCTTAATCCGATGATAAACGCAGGCGCTTTGGCTGTAACAAATATGATTATAGGCGAGTCGACAGCAGAAAAGTTAGGTCGGATCTTAAGTTTAATTCACGAGATGACAGGCAATACCGAAATTACATACTGTGAGAGAGTAGCAAAGTCTGAATTAGAAACGGCTTTTTTAAATCGTTCACTATGCTACTTCATGAAACAACATGGAGTGGTGAGGGGTGAAGTAGAGGAGTTGCTTGATCTCTATACTAAACAATGTGCTATTGAAGTCGATTGTTATGATTTAGCAAAGCTTGGTTATGTCATTGCAAATGAAGGGAAAAATCCAGTTACTGATCGACAAATTATTCCGCTCCATATTACAAGAATTTTAAAGACTTTTATGGTTACATGTGGAATGTATAATTCATCAGGCGAGTTTGCTATTAAGGTTGGAATACCATCTAAAAGTGGTGTTTCAGGATCAATCATGTGTTCTGTACCACACGGCGTTGGCATAGGTATTTACGGGCCTTCCCTTGATGATCGTGGGAACAGTGTTGCTGGAATGAAACTATTAGAAGGCTTATCAAGTAGGTATAATTTAAGTATTTTTTAA
- a CDS encoding YlaN family protein yields the protein MSNEIVTGHSEKAYALLKADANKILKLIEVQMTNLTMPQCPLYEEVLDTQMFGLSKEIDFAIRLELIEEELGKQLLSELERQLAALHEASMKRP from the coding sequence ATGTCTAATGAGATTGTAACAGGACATTCTGAAAAAGCGTACGCCCTTCTAAAAGCGGATGCAAATAAGATTTTAAAGCTAATTGAAGTTCAAATGACCAACTTAACAATGCCGCAATGCCCTCTATATGAAGAGGTTTTAGATACTCAAATGTTTGGTTTATCTAAGGAAATTGACTTTGCTATTCGGCTTGAACTAATTGAAGAAGAATTAGGCAAACAATTGTTATCTGAACTTGAACGGCAACTTGCTGCTCTTCATGAAGCATCAATGAAAAGACCATAA
- a CDS encoding site-2 protease family protein — MIGFIFVLLCFISILPITILLHELGHFFCALLCKASRITITIGIGKKIGQLKSKNSTLILHMLPLSGKTSYEIVHYSKYRQILISIGGPVLNGIVGFLLLLPGIGHGDQLITFWFQWLALFNVWMFFVNILPFKFGKYSSDGWVVINSLK; from the coding sequence ATGATTGGATTTATTTTTGTATTGCTTTGTTTTATTTCAATTTTACCCATTACGATTTTACTCCATGAATTAGGTCACTTTTTTTGTGCGTTGTTGTGTAAAGCTAGTAGAATTACAATTACAATTGGAATAGGGAAAAAAATTGGACAGCTAAAGTCCAAAAATTCAACGCTTATTTTACATATGTTACCTTTAAGTGGAAAAACTTCTTATGAAATAGTTCATTACTCTAAATATAGGCAAATCTTAATCTCGATTGGTGGTCCAGTATTAAACGGAATTGTTGGATTTTTACTGCTATTGCCAGGGATCGGGCATGGAGACCAGCTTATAACGTTTTGGTTTCAATGGTTAGCTCTTTTTAACGTATGGATGTTTTTTGTTAACATTCTTCCTTTTAAATTTGGAAAGTACTCATCTGATGGATGGGTAGTAATAAACTCATTGAAATAA
- the pyc gene encoding pyruvate carboxylase, whose protein sequence is MNRMTKIKKVLVANRGEIAIRIFRACTELHIRTVAIYSKEDTGAYHRYKADEAYLIGEGKKPIDAYLDIEGIIELAKRNDVDAIHPGYGFLSENIQFARRCEEEGIIFIGPKSDHLNMFGDKVQARTQAIKAGLPVIPGTDGPVDSVSDVENFASKHGFPFIIKASLGGGGRGMRIVRSENELREAYDRAKSEAKSAFGNDEVYVEKFIENPKHIEVQILGDESGNIIHLYDRDCSVQRRHQKVVEIAPSVSLTDDVREKICLAAVQLMEKVNYINAGTVEFLVTDSGEFYFIEVNPRVQVEHTITEMVTGVDIVQAQIYIADGEEIHGKKLNIPTQEKIICHGFAIQSRVTTEDPSNNFMPDTGKIMVYRSGGGFGVRLDAGNGFQGSVISPYYDSLLVKLSTWALNFEDAASKMLRNLREFRIRGIKTNIAFLENVVQHEKFLNGEYNTSFIDTTPELFVFPKRKDRGTKMLSFIGETTINGYPGLERMKKPVFDEPIIPKVKLSEPFPSGTKQILEEKGAEGLARWVSEQKEVLLTDTTFRDAHQSLLATRVRTHDLKKIAEPTARLLPNLFSSEMWGGATFDVAMRFLHEDPWERLLTLRKQMPNLLLQMLFRSSNAVGYTNYPDNVIKEFVQKSADAGIDVFRIFDSLNWVPGMRLSIDAVRESGKIAEATMCYTGDILDLSRTKYDLNYYKDLAKELEQSGAHILGIKDMAGLLKPEAAYRLVSTLKETLSIPIHLHTHDTSGNGIYTYARAIDAGVDIVDVAVGSMAGLTSQPSANSLIYALTGSERQPKVNIDALEKLGIFWEDTRKFYQGFESGMVAPHSEVYEHEMPGGQYSNLQQQAKAVGLKSRWDEVKKMYRTVNDMFGDVVKVTPSSKIVGDMALFMVQNNLSEADVYEKGASLDFPDSVVEFFQGYLGQPYQGFPKELQDLILKGKEAIVGRPGESLAAVDFEVIKKELFEKLNRQVTDFDMLSYAIYPKVYLDHQRFYEQFDDVSVLDTPTFLYGLRLGEEIEVEIEQGKTLIVKLVSIGEAQKDGTRVVYFELNGQPRELVIKDQNVETTIIAKTKAEKDNPNHIGATMPGTVVKTLVENGDKVKKGDHLMITEAMKMETTVQAPFNGVVTRLHVQNGEAIQTGDLLVELKAE, encoded by the coding sequence ATGAATAGGATGACTAAAATTAAAAAAGTGTTAGTTGCAAATCGTGGTGAGATTGCCATACGAATTTTTAGGGCTTGTACAGAATTACATATTCGTACTGTAGCTATCTATTCAAAAGAAGATACAGGAGCTTATCACAGGTACAAGGCGGATGAAGCATACTTGATTGGAGAAGGGAAAAAACCAATCGACGCTTATTTAGACATAGAAGGTATTATTGAATTGGCAAAACGAAACGACGTAGATGCCATTCACCCTGGTTATGGTTTTTTATCAGAAAATATTCAGTTTGCACGACGCTGTGAAGAAGAAGGTATAATCTTTATTGGTCCTAAATCGGATCATTTAAATATGTTTGGTGATAAAGTTCAAGCGCGAACACAAGCGATTAAAGCAGGATTACCAGTAATTCCAGGAACTGATGGACCAGTTGATTCTGTTAGTGATGTTGAAAATTTTGCTAGTAAACACGGGTTTCCTTTCATTATTAAAGCTTCCTTAGGTGGTGGCGGGCGTGGAATGAGGATCGTTCGCTCTGAGAATGAGCTTCGAGAAGCTTACGATCGTGCTAAATCAGAAGCTAAATCTGCTTTTGGAAATGATGAAGTATATGTTGAAAAATTCATCGAAAATCCAAAGCATATCGAGGTACAAATTTTAGGAGATGAAAGTGGCAATATCATTCATTTATATGATCGAGATTGCTCTGTACAACGTCGTCATCAAAAAGTTGTAGAAATTGCACCAAGTGTATCCTTAACAGATGATGTCCGCGAAAAGATTTGTCTTGCTGCTGTTCAGTTAATGGAGAAGGTAAATTACATTAATGCAGGTACGGTTGAATTTTTAGTGACAGATTCAGGAGAGTTCTATTTTATTGAAGTGAATCCACGCGTGCAAGTAGAGCATACAATTACTGAAATGGTAACTGGAGTAGATATTGTCCAAGCTCAAATTTATATTGCTGATGGTGAAGAAATTCACGGTAAGAAGCTTAATATTCCAACTCAAGAAAAAATAATTTGTCATGGATTTGCGATTCAATCCCGAGTGACAACTGAAGATCCAAGTAATAACTTCATGCCAGATACAGGTAAAATAATGGTTTACCGTTCTGGAGGGGGGTTTGGTGTACGACTAGATGCAGGTAATGGTTTCCAAGGTTCAGTTATATCACCATATTATGATTCTCTACTAGTAAAACTTTCTACTTGGGCATTAAACTTTGAAGATGCTGCTTCAAAAATGTTAAGGAACTTACGAGAGTTTCGTATTCGTGGGATAAAAACGAATATCGCATTTTTAGAAAATGTTGTCCAACATGAAAAGTTTTTAAATGGTGAGTATAATACATCATTCATTGATACGACACCAGAACTGTTTGTTTTTCCTAAAAGAAAAGATAGAGGAACAAAAATGCTATCGTTCATTGGCGAAACGACGATTAATGGTTATCCGGGATTAGAAAGAATGAAGAAGCCTGTATTTGATGAACCAATCATCCCAAAAGTAAAGCTTAGTGAACCATTTCCAAGTGGAACAAAGCAAATTTTAGAAGAAAAAGGTGCTGAAGGCTTAGCTAGATGGGTTAGTGAGCAAAAAGAAGTATTATTAACGGATACGACATTCCGTGATGCTCATCAATCGCTGTTAGCTACACGTGTTCGTACACATGACTTAAAAAAGATTGCTGAACCGACAGCAAGATTGCTTCCTAACCTTTTCTCTTCAGAAATGTGGGGCGGAGCAACCTTTGATGTAGCAATGAGATTTTTACATGAAGATCCGTGGGAACGTTTGTTGACATTAAGAAAACAAATGCCAAACTTACTATTGCAAATGTTATTTAGATCTTCTAATGCAGTTGGCTATACAAACTACCCAGATAATGTGATTAAAGAGTTTGTTCAGAAATCTGCTGATGCTGGAATTGATGTTTTCCGTATTTTTGACTCATTAAACTGGGTTCCAGGAATGAGGTTATCTATAGATGCTGTTCGTGAATCAGGGAAAATTGCGGAAGCGACAATGTGTTACACAGGAGATATTTTAGATCTTAGTCGTACGAAATATGACTTAAATTATTATAAAGATTTAGCAAAAGAGTTAGAGCAATCAGGAGCGCATATTTTAGGTATTAAAGATATGGCTGGCTTACTGAAACCTGAAGCAGCGTACAGACTAGTTTCTACATTAAAAGAAACTCTCTCAATTCCAATACATCTCCATACACATGATACTAGTGGTAATGGTATTTATACGTATGCAAGAGCAATTGATGCTGGTGTGGATATTGTTGATGTAGCTGTTGGTTCAATGGCAGGGTTGACTTCTCAACCAAGTGCAAATAGTTTAATTTACGCATTAACTGGTAGTGAACGTCAACCTAAGGTAAACATTGATGCTCTAGAAAAATTAGGAATCTTCTGGGAAGATACGAGAAAGTTTTATCAAGGGTTTGAAAGTGGTATGGTTGCTCCTCATTCGGAGGTTTATGAGCACGAAATGCCTGGTGGTCAATATAGTAATCTTCAGCAACAAGCTAAAGCTGTTGGTTTGAAAAGTCGCTGGGATGAAGTGAAAAAAATGTACCGTACTGTAAATGATATGTTTGGTGATGTTGTAAAGGTAACTCCTTCATCAAAAATTGTTGGTGACATGGCATTGTTTATGGTTCAAAATAACTTATCTGAAGCAGATGTCTATGAAAAAGGTGCGTCTCTAGATTTTCCAGACTCAGTTGTTGAATTTTTCCAAGGTTACTTAGGTCAACCTTACCAAGGTTTCCCTAAGGAACTTCAAGATTTAATTTTAAAAGGAAAAGAAGCAATTGTTGGAAGACCTGGTGAAAGCTTAGCAGCAGTAGATTTTGAAGTGATTAAGAAAGAGTTGTTTGAGAAATTAAACCGACAGGTGACAGACTTTGACATGCTTTCCTATGCTATCTATCCAAAGGTGTATTTAGATCATCAACGTTTTTATGAGCAGTTTGATGATGTATCTGTACTTGATACGCCAACCTTCTTATACGGACTTCGTCTTGGAGAAGAAATCGAAGTGGAAATTGAGCAGGGGAAAACGTTAATTGTTAAGTTAGTTTCTATTGGCGAAGCGCAAAAAGACGGTACTCGTGTTGTTTATTTTGAATTAAATGGTCAGCCAAGAGAACTTGTCATTAAAGATCAAAATGTAGAAACAACAATTATTGCTAAAACGAAGGCTGAGAAAGATAACCCTAATCATATTGGAGCTACAATGCCAGGAACTGTAGTGAAAACACTAGTTGAAAACGGCGATAAAGTAAAAAAAGGTGATCATCTTATGATTACTGAAGCTATGAAGATGGAAACAACTGTTCAAGCTCCATTTAACGGAGTTGTCACTAGGCTTCATGTACAAAATGGAGAAGCAATTCAAACTGGTGATTTATTAGTAGAATTAAAAGCTGAGTAA